AGATGTTGCGGCAGAGGATATGCACATTGCAGGCATTGAGTCAGTAAACGTATCTGATGCGATCAAGGCTGCAACCAAGGATAGAGATGAGCACATTCAGAACTACATCGATACACTTGAGAACCTCGGTAAAGAGGACATCCACATGGTATGCTACAACTTCATGCCTGTATTCGACTGGACCAGAACAGAGCTTGCAAGAAAAAGAGCTGACGGCTCAACAGTTCTTGCTTACACACAGGAAGCAGTTGATGCCATTAACCCTGAGAAGATGTTCGAATCATTATCAGGTGACATGAACGGAACTGTAATGCCAGGTTGGGAGCCGGAGAGAATGGCTCATGTCAAAGAGCTTTTTGAGATATATAAGGGAATTGATGAAGATAAGCTCTTCGAGAACATTGTATATTTCCTCAAGGCAATCATGCCTGTATGTAACAAATACGATATCAAGATGGCAATTCATCCTGATGATCCTGCATGGTCAGTATTTGGCCTTCCAAGGATCATCAACAATGAGAAGAATATCTTAAAGCTCATGAAGGCAGTTGACGATGTACACAACGGAGTTACATTCTGCTCAGGTTCATACGGAACAAGCCTTGAGAACGATCTTCCTCATATGATCAGAGCTCTTGAGGGCAGAATCCACTTTGCTCATGTACGTAACCTCAAGTTCATTTCACCTACTAACTTTGAGGAGTCAGCACATCTTTCATCAGATGGAACCTTTGATATGTATGAGATTGTTAAGGCTCTTTATGAGA
The sequence above is a segment of the Butyrivibrio proteoclasticus B316 genome. Coding sequences within it:
- the uxuA gene encoding mannonate dehydratase, which produces MEMTLRWYGKEFDTVKLWQIRQIPGVKGVITTLYNKQAGELWTQDEIKALKADVAAEDMHIAGIESVNVSDAIKAATKDRDEHIQNYIDTLENLGKEDIHMVCYNFMPVFDWTRTELARKRADGSTVLAYTQEAVDAINPEKMFESLSGDMNGTVMPGWEPERMAHVKELFEIYKGIDEDKLFENIVYFLKAIMPVCNKYDIKMAIHPDDPAWSVFGLPRIINNEKNILKLMKAVDDVHNGVTFCSGSYGTSLENDLPHMIRALEGRIHFAHVRNLKFISPTNFEESAHLSSDGTFDMYEIVKALYETGFDGPIRPDHGRMIWGEVAMPGYGLYDRALGATYINGLWEAIEKSHQRGV